The following is a genomic window from Colletotrichum lupini chromosome 5, complete sequence.
CGAGGGTTTGGCGTCGCCCACGGTAGGCTTGCGATGCTTCTCCTCGGGAGCATACCTCTTCTTCGCATCGCTCGTCTCGAGAGCGTTGACGTCAGCGTTCTCCGCCATCTTCTCAACAGCGCTCTTGCCCTCCCCGTGGAGCGCCGCGGCCTTGACGGTGGCGCGCTTCTGGTTCTTGTCGGCGTGGTCGGCCGGATCGCTGGCGATGAGAACCTTTGCGCCGCCCTCGTCCTCGACGATCTTGCCGGTCCGCACATCTCGCACGGAGCGCTGAAAGACGGCGCCTAGCACGCTGTCGAGCAGACTTCCCAGGACACCCCATAGGGTCATGCCCAGCATAAAGGTTGAGCGCTGCTGCGTGGTCCAGGCGCCGAGGCCGCCGCCGACTTTGCCGGCGCTGTCGTCCCCGCAAAGGGGGAGGAAGACCATGGAGGCCGTGACAATTATCATGGAGCCGAGGGCGCCGGCAGCGATGCCGAGGGGCGTCACGCCTCCGTTTGTGCCGCGCGGGACCTTGCGCAGGGTCGGGGACGTGATGAGGCGGGGCTCACCCTTGGCCAGGATTCCTAGCTCGGAGCTGAAGGTGTCGGCGGCGACAGCGGCGTAGTTTGCGATGATGCCGATCACGAGGAGGTCGCCGCCCCAGGAGAAGCAGAGTGTGCCCGAGGGGTTCGGTGTCGTGGTGTCGAGGATTGCGTCCTTGCGCTTGTTAAGTTGGTAGGCGTGCAGGAGGGAGAGACATGAGGCCATGAGCGAGTTGGCGAAGACTATCAAAGCGGAGAGAAGTTAGCTATACCGCGCTGAAGAGCTCGGAGGAGCTAC
Proteins encoded in this region:
- a CDS encoding integral membrane protein DUF92, producing the protein MKAIYAFPATLALVYRAWSHQSLTPAGIVAAVVTAIAHAYHPWNLPFALLCTFFLAGTRATKVKHDVKAQMTMASRGTSGSEGARTHVQVFANSLMASCLSLLHAYQLNKRKDAILDTTTPNPSGTLCFSWGGDLLVIGIIANYAAVAADTFSSELGILAKGEPRLITSPTLRKVPRGTNGGVTPLGIAAGALGSMIIVTASMVFLPLCGDDSAGKVGGGLGAWTTQQRSTFMLGMTLWGVLGSLLDSVLGAVFQRSVRDVRTGKIVEDEGGAKVLIASDPADHADKNQKRATVKAAALHGEGKSAVEKMAENADVNALETSDAKKRYAPEEKHRKPTVGDAKPSRVVETGWDLLDNNDVNFLMAFTMSIGAMGVASWYWGIPIETILDL